From one Mesoplodon densirostris isolate mMesDen1 chromosome 19, mMesDen1 primary haplotype, whole genome shotgun sequence genomic stretch:
- the KPTN gene encoding KICSTOR complex protein kaptin, whose product MGEAAVAAGPCPLREDSFTRFSSQSNVYGLAGGAGGRGELLAATLKGKVLGFRYQDLRQKIRPVAKELQFNYIPVDAEIVSIDTFNKSPPKQGLVVGITFIKDSGDKGSPFLNIYCDYEPGSEYNLDSIAQSCLNLELQFTPFQLCHAEVQVGDQLETVFLLSGNDPAIHLYKENEGLHQFEEQPVENLFPELTNLTSSVLWLDVHNLPGTSRRLSALGCQSGYVRVAHVDQQNREVLQTWTILQDGPISRVILFSLSAPEETEDRPQREEYSVLVASMLEPAVVYRDLLSRGLEDQLLLPGSDQFDSVLCGLVTDIDLDGRPEVLVATYGQELLCYKYCSPERGLPGAQRGFRLLWQRSFSSPLLAMAHVDLTGDGLRELAVVSLKGVHILQHSLIQASELVLTRLRHQVEQRRRQPQRLGDRVGAGPAETPAS is encoded by the exons ATGGGGGAGGCGGCCGTGGCCGCGGGGCCTTGCCCGCTGCGCGAGGACAGCTTCACACGCTTCTCGTCTCAGAGCAATGTGTACGGGCTGGCGGGCGGCGCGGGCGGGCGCGGGGAGCTGCTGGCCGCCACCCTTAAAGGCAAGGTGCTAGGCTTCCGCTACCAAGACCTCCGACAGAAAATCCGGCCCGTGGCCAAGGAGCTGCAGTTCAATTACATTCCCG TGGACGCAGAGATTGTCTCCATCGACACCTTCAACAAGTCACCCCCAAAGCAGGGCCTGGTGGTGGGGATCACATTCATCAAG GATTCGGGGGACAAGGGCAGCCCCTTCCTTAACATCTACTGTGACTACGAGCCTGGCTCTGAGTACAACCTGGACTCCATTGCCC AGAGCTGCCTGAACCTGGAGCTCCAGTTCACTCCTTTCCAACTGTGCCACGCAGA GGTCCAGGTCGGGGATCAACTGGAGACCGTGTTTCTCCTGAGTGGGAATGACCCGGCCATTCATCTCTACAAGGAG AACGAGGGCCTGCATCAGTTTGAAGAACAGCCCGTGGAAAACCTCTTCCCAGAGCTCACGAACCTGACCAGTAG CGTCCTCTGGCTTGACGTGCACAACCTGCCTGGCACGTCCCGGCGACTCTCAGCTCTCGGCTGTCAGAGCGGTTATGTCCGTGTCGCCCACGTAGACCAGCAGAATCGAG AGGTTCTGCAGACTTGGACGATCCTGCAGGACGGCCCCATCTCCCGAGTGATCCTGTTCAGCCTCTCGGCCCCCGAGG AGACCGAGGACAGGCCACAGCGGGAGGAGTACAGCGTGCTGGTGGCCAGCATGTTGGAACCAGCGGTGGTGTATCG GGACCTGCTGAGCCGGGGCCTCGAGGACCAGCTTCTCCTGCCTGGCAGCGACCAGTTTGACAGCGTCCTCTGTGGCCTGGTCACCGACATCGATTTGGATGGGCGGCCGGAGGTCCTGGTGGCCACCTACGGACAG GAGCTGCTCTGTTACAAGTACTGCAGCCCAGAGCGCGGGCTCCCTGGGGCCCAGCGTGGCTTCCGCTTGCTGTGGCAGCGGAGCTTCTCTAGCCCCCTGCTGGCCATGGCGCACGTGGACCTGACCGGGGATGGGCTGCGCGAGCTTGCTGTGGTCTCCCTGAAGGGCGTGCACATCCTGCAG
- the NAPA gene encoding alpha-soluble NSF attachment protein, with the protein MSTFAAAMDNSGKEAEAMALLAEAERKVKNSQSFFSGLFGGSSKIEEACEIYARAANMFKMAKNWSAAGNAFCQAAQLHLQLQSKHDAATCFVDAGNAFKKADPQEAINCLMRAIEIYTDMGRFTIAAKHHISIAEIYETELVDIEKAIAHYEQSADYYKGEESNSSANKCLLKVAGYAAQLEQYQKAIDIYEQVGTNAMDSPLLKYSAKDYFFKAALCHFCIDMLNAKLAVQKYEELFPAFSDSRECKLMKKLLEAHEEQNVDSYTEAVKEYDAISRLDQWLTTMLLRIKKTIQGDEEDLR; encoded by the exons ATGAGTACCTTTGCGGCCGCCATGGACAACTCCGGGAAGGAAGCGGAGGCGATGGCGCTGCTGGCCGAGGCGGAGCGCAAAGTGAAGAACTCACAGTCCTTCTTCTCGGGCTTATTTGG AGGCTCATCCAAAATAGAGGAAGCATGTGAAATCTACGCCAGAGCAGCAAACATGTTCAAGATGGCCAAAAACTGGAGTG CTGCCGGAAACGCCTTCTGCCAGGCAGCCCAGCTGCACCTGCAGCTCCAGAGCAAGCACGACGCGGCCACCTGCTTTGTGGACGCCGGCAACGCGTTCAAGAAAGCCGACCCCCAAG AGGCCATTAACTGCTTGATGAGAGCAATTGAGATATACACAGACATG GGCCGGTTCACCATCGCGGCCAAGCACCACATCTCCATCGCTGAGATCTACGAGACGGAGCTGGTGGACATCGAGAAG GCCATCGCCCACTACGAGCAGTCTGCAGACTACTACAAAGGCGAGGAGTCCAACAG CTCTGCCAACAAGTGTCTGCTGAAGGTGGCTGGTTACGCGGCGCAGCTGGAGCAGTATCAGAAGGCCATTGACATCTATGAACAG GTGGGGACCAATGCCATGGACAGCCCGCTGCTCAAGTACAGCGCCAAGGACTACTTCTTCAAGGCGGCTCTCTGCCACTTCTGCATCGACATGCTCAACGCCAAG CTCGCTGTCCAGAAGTACGAGGAACTATTCCCTGCGTTCTCCGACTCCCGGGAGTGCAAGCTGATGAAA AAATTGTTAGAAGCCCACGAGGAACAGAATGTGGACAGCTACACCGAGGCG GTGAAGGAGTACGACGCCATCTCCCGGCTGGACCAGTGGCTCACCACCATGCTGCTGCGCATCAAGAAGACGATCCAGGGCGACGAGGAGGACCTGCGCTAG